One Fictibacillus halophilus genomic window, TCATCCTTTCTTGTGACCGAAAAACGATCCATCCCACTACATTTCCGTCAAACTCGGCCACAAGCATCGTCTCACGTTCATGCTTTAGAATATTTCGTATCCATTCTTGATGATCTTCTGTGGTCTTGTTAAATTCTTTTGAAACCGCAATAAAATAATCGTGTTCAGAAATCACTTCACGCTGTATCTGTAGAATAGCTTCTGCATCCTCAACACGAATCGTACGAATGCTTACTTTATGATCTTGTTTACTCGACATTGTCTAACCTCTTTTTCATAAATAGTTATGAGTTTATGACATGATTCTCTTTCATGATGGATTGAACAATATGAATTGAATCCCACTCACCACGAGAAAATTTGATGATGGGGAATCGCTTTGGAAAAAGCTTCTCACAAATGGCTTCAGGGGTATTACCTTGATTTTGTAAGAACAATACTTCATGCTGTATACCTAGTAGATAATTTAGTTTTCGTTCAAGTGCCTTCCTTCCATCTTTAACAAACCCCGCATGATTGCAAAACACTTCTTGAAAGTCATACGTTAAAACCCGTTTCAATGATTGAATAATAGTAGGAATGCTCTCTTCCTCGAGGACCACTTTCGTCCTTTCCATTACATATAGATCACCTGTGAACAGCTGACCTGTTTCTCGATTTAGAAATGCATGATGATCCAGTGCATGACCTGGAGTAGGTATGGCATCCCAACTCGCATTCCTAGACCGAAATTCACTTGGCATTTTTTGCGCAAGAAATGGTTTTCTTCTTCCCCAAAAGAACTGTCTGTACAAGGGATAATGTGCTCGTTTCGCACAATAATCAATTGTTTTTTCATCTAAATAGATGGGGACTTTTTTTGTTTTCTCTATATAATTCGCACACCCTGTATGATCTTCGTGAAAGTGCGTTATAAAGACTTGGTCAAAATCTGCTTGGTCAATAAATGGTTTGAAATGCTGATGTAAAGACTGCGCACCGGTATCAATTAATACACCATCCACGAGATAACTGTAAACATTTAGTGAGACACCTTGAAAACGGATCTTTCCATTTAAGTAAGAAACATTCTGCTTTTCTCCATACTGAGAGGTTTTCTTCAAAAACACAGCTTTCTCACTCCCCACTTCTCTCTTTTTGTTTCGTTACTATTTAGACTCTAAGAACTTTAATTCCATAAAAGCCAGTATACTCCTTCCACCCTCATAATCATGTTTTCATTAATCGAAATAATAAGGTATCCCCAACAGTGTCAGATTATTGGGAAAATTGATGAGGATCTTGTCACTTTATGCTACCCTCTAGCATAGGATTTTCCCAAGTTTTATTTTTCCATTTTATGTTAGATTTAAATTACAAGTCTTATAGAAAGGAGTTTTCCATGAACGTCGGAACTAGAGAGCCCATCACACAGTCACTCGAGCGGTGGCATACTGCCATCCGGACAAATCACATACAACAATCAGAGAGTATACATAACGAGATTAAGAGTGAAATTACACAGATTAAAGACCCGTCTACACAGTTGTATTATCAATTGTTAAACAGCCGTTACTTGATTTTGAAGAAAGAACTAACTTCTGCACACGCCATTCTAGATACCTTAAATGATGTTCATCTTAATCGAACTGATATTTTTGGGTACTATATGAACTTAATTACTGGAATGCTGTTAACAGCTGAAGGAAATTATGAAATAGCAGAATTGCGTTTTATCCGGGCGTTTAACCTATTAAACGTATTGAACAACATGACGGATGATATCGTGCGAGCAGACTTTTATCATAAAGCTGCCGTGTTGTATTATCACATCCGTCAGCCACTCACAGCACTGGATTATGCGAACGAAGCTTTGAAAACGTTATCTGAAGCGGAAGATTATGAACTGTTTCAATCCGGTTGTGAGAATATTCTGGGTCTTGCTTCTCTATCTTTGAAACAATATGGAAAAGCAGAAGAACATTTTCTGTGCGCACTTGATCTCGCCAAGCGTATCGATCAGTCATATACCTCACTGATCAAATACAACATCGGTTATCTGTATGCTGAACAAAACATGTCCGAACTGGCAGTACGCTATTTGTTAGAGGTATTTGAGGAAGAAGAAGCCTTTTATAAGACACACTTCTTATTGTCTCGAGAATTCTATCGATTGAATAATGAAGAAAAAGCAATACCGTTCTACAATAAAGGAATCGAGCTCGCGAATGAAGAATATCTTCATCACTTCAAAATTCTGAACGCCTTAAATCAGACAACAGATATTAACGAGCTTGAACGTATTGTTAAAGAAGGAAACGACTATTTTAAACAACACGAACTCTTTGGTTTCGTAGAAGATTATGCTGGAGAACTTGCACAGGTCTTTTTCAACAACGAGAACCACGATAAAGCTAGTTATTATTTTAAAGAGTCTTACGAAGCAAAACGCGCTTTACAAAAAAAGGAGGCACTAAAATGAAAAAATTCGCTGCAGGTATCATCATCACTTCACTAGCACTAACGGCTGTGTTTGTTGGACTATCAACAAAATCAGTTGAGCAAGCTGAGCATGGTAGAACGTTCTCCCTTTCTCAAAAATTATAATACAGGTTGTTAGCACAAAAAACGATCAGAGATTTTCTGATCGTTTTTTTGTGCTTAAATTTATAGGTTACTTTATGCTTCTCCAATATTCATTGCTAGCAACAAAAAGAATAAGAAGACAAATGTGATGCTGTTTAACGAAATACCTAGTACAATATTGGTCCACTTTTTTGATAATATAGCGAATATTACACCTGATAGAGATAAAACTCCAAATACCAGTAAAAAGATCCCTGGGTATTTGATATTTTCATTTATAAAAAAAGATAGAATGATACATATACCCACCATCAAAAGTGAAAGTTTACCATACTTATTCACTAGCTATCCCCCATAAAATATATTTACTATAGTATATATCATATTTATTAATTTGAATTACTTTCCATTAACGTACTCTAATCTAATATCGTGAAATTTTAACTGTTTTTATAGATCTTTTAACCAACTCATTCCCATTGTAACGATCCATGTGAGAAAAGGTATGGCTAGACTATTTAACGCATTATACCACTTTATTTTTTCATTTCTTCTTTTCAATATCCTATCAGTTATAAAATACAAGACAGCGGCCCCTAGACTAAACCAAAGCAAGATTAACCCGAAAATCATATGTAATGCGGCAGAAATAATGATTTCTGCGTTTTTATTTGAAGATTTAATAGAAATAAATTCTCCAACTTTATCACTAACTACTGATGTTAATACACCATAGATTAATATTGCTGGAAAGCTATACATCATATAAACAGGGATTATTCCAATACTGGCAAATACATAGCTTAGAAATGAATTGAAAGATTCATCTCCAAAAGGATCGGGTATAAAGAAGCCTAAAATGATTGCAAAAATTGTGCCAGATAAAGAAGCCGCTACTATTTTTCTTGATAAAATAAATTTCACTCCTGTTCCTACCAACTCGTATCCATACCCTCACTTAGAAGGAAGTTTAATCGTAAAAGATGTCCCCTTCTTCAACTCGCTATCAATCGTAATTCGTCCACCCATCTGTTTTATTATTTGGTGGCATACGGTTAAACCGAGTCCCGTTCCTTTTTCTTTAGTAGAATAATACGGACTGCCTAGTTTTTTCAGCTGTTCCTTAGACATGCCCATACCGTTATCTTTAATTTCGATACATACATAACCGTTGATATTCTTGAATGCTAATACCCTAATTTCACCTTTTTCCTTGATCGCTTCAATGGCGTTCTTGATAATATTAATCAATACTTGTTGAATTTCCAGTTTTAGCCCCTCAATTTTTAGAGAAGGTTCCACGTGTTGCGAAATATGTATACTATTCAAAATGGCATAAGAGTGCATCACATCTATTGATTGTTGAATGGTAGATGAGAGATCAATAATTTCGTATTGATCTGTTTGTGGTTTAGCCAGCGCTAAATATTGATTAATGATCTCCTGTGCTCGATCAAGTTCTTCAATCGAAATACTTATGTACATTTGCTGTTCCTTTGTTAGATCTTCTTTTTGCATCAACTGCATAAACCCTCTTACTGACGTCATAGGGTTTCGAATTTCGTGTGCTACAGAAGCCGCAAGCTGACTGACCACGTTCATCTTTTCCGTTCGAAGAAGCTCTTGTCTCATTTCCATCTGCTCGTTCATGTTCTCGATTAAATGCACGACTGCAATTAACGTTGCCAATACGATTAACGAAGAACTTAATTCAAAAATGAGTTCCTTCTCATCTCCTATTATTAAAAGTGAGATTCCTCTTGTTATTGGAATCAGTGAAAAGAACAAACTAATCACGGTAATCTTGCCTTTAATGCCGTAACGATGAAAGAGCTTTGTTATGGGCAATA contains:
- a CDS encoding MBL fold metallo-hydrolase, whose amino-acid sequence is MFLKKTSQYGEKQNVSYLNGKIRFQGVSLNVYSYLVDGVLIDTGAQSLHQHFKPFIDQADFDQVFITHFHEDHTGCANYIEKTKKVPIYLDEKTIDYCAKRAHYPLYRQFFWGRRKPFLAQKMPSEFRSRNASWDAIPTPGHALDHHAFLNRETGQLFTGDLYVMERTKVVLEEESIPTIIQSLKRVLTYDFQEVFCNHAGFVKDGRKALERKLNYLLGIQHEVLFLQNQGNTPEAICEKLFPKRFPIIKFSRGEWDSIHIVQSIMKENHVINS
- a CDS encoding tetratricopeptide repeat protein: MNVGTREPITQSLERWHTAIRTNHIQQSESIHNEIKSEITQIKDPSTQLYYQLLNSRYLILKKELTSAHAILDTLNDVHLNRTDIFGYYMNLITGMLLTAEGNYEIAELRFIRAFNLLNVLNNMTDDIVRADFYHKAAVLYYHIRQPLTALDYANEALKTLSEAEDYELFQSGCENILGLASLSLKQYGKAEEHFLCALDLAKRIDQSYTSLIKYNIGYLYAEQNMSELAVRYLLEVFEEEEAFYKTHFLLSREFYRLNNEEKAIPFYNKGIELANEEYLHHFKILNALNQTTDINELERIVKEGNDYFKQHELFGFVEDYAGELAQVFFNNENHDKASYYFKESYEAKRALQKKEALK
- a CDS encoding ATP-binding protein codes for the protein MLESIQSMCLHVVFILFTILIYQVFFNERDEERKKVTSRFFLLMLIILVFTMSQPVVYSEIYKYDFKSVAIILSFLYGGKRVGYLSLFVLLVMGYFTDQNLAVLLGNYMVLCLLLLPITKLFHRYGIKGKITVISLFFSLIPITRGISLLIIGDEKELIFELSSSLIVLATLIAVVHLIENMNEQMEMRQELLRTEKMNVVSQLAASVAHEIRNPMTSVRGFMQLMQKEDLTKEQQMYISISIEELDRAQEIINQYLALAKPQTDQYEIIDLSSTIQQSIDVMHSYAILNSIHISQHVEPSLKIEGLKLEIQQVLINIIKNAIEAIKEKGEIRVLAFKNINGYVCIEIKDNGMGMSKEQLKKLGSPYYSTKEKGTGLGLTVCHQIIKQMGGRITIDSELKKGTSFTIKLPSK